A window of Diabrotica undecimpunctata isolate CICGRU unplaced genomic scaffold, icDiaUnde3 ctg00001063.1, whole genome shotgun sequence genomic DNA:
TGCAcaaaagacattttttttaataatcggTGTAAAAAAATCTAGTTAGGAATAAAAATAATCTGCTAAGGAATCTCTATCCGATAAACATCTCAACAGAAAGTGTTGTTCCCCGTTTCAGTTTAATAGTCATGTTAAAAAATTTTACGATCTGTTATACATCAAGCTGATGAaataacataatttaaaaaaactgttttgtttTCAGCGCAAAGATTATAAACGTTGCGTTGGTCTTAGCTgaacaaatttaatttatattgctGGAAATAGATCAGGTATGAAATATTGTTTCGCTTTGTATGTGACGTTAATTGTTAACAAATTAGTAGATTTGTGTTATGGTACATTTCATTATTGTAAGCAAGATGAAGTGAgggaaattttatgttttttctcAAATGTTTAAGCTGAAGAGTAGTCTATAAGAATAAGAAACATTAATAGTAATATTCTTTAATTATATGCAGTGCCGGATTTACTTCATGGACCTCCGGGAACTAAGTCATACTATAACTGCCACTCTCCAATAGGTATAGAAGCTTCTCAGGTTAACAattcattaaaactattttaatattattaggaaatttattacaaatatacaCGCCACACAGATACAAAGTCACAACTTTTACAAACAAATTTTCCTGGACTTTCTACTTGCAAACAGgtcgatgattttattaaaatctaattttgcaAGCAGATCATctatatataaaagaaagtcgTGTTAGTTACACCACTTATAACTCAAGAACGGCAGAACAGATTTGGCTGAAAATTGGTAGGGAGGTAGCTTAGAGGCAGGAGACAAACATAGGATACTTTTTATCCCGTTCGACAGCATTCCCGTGTGACTTGACATGAAACGTCAGTCACTATAAAACGTGGTATAACAAAAAAGAATCAGACTTGGAATAACAAAACGCAAATGACAGCTATGTAATTGACGTAAAATGACAGCTATGTAATGACGTATGGATGACAATTTGATATTTGtaagaaatcaatattaaaactatttctattaaataaataattaacaagtggattgaagtgaagtgaagtttaattaataatgccgcgaccaagacgatcgaatctttcccgacaaagccgtaatgcaagaagaatacaaaatactgcaaatgaaaggactgaagaagaacaagaaattgCACGTGAACAGCGCCGCGATAGTATGGCTCGACTTCGTGCTTCTCAATCACGAGAGCAAAGTGAAGCAGCCCGTGAAACAGCTCGGTTGGCAATGCAGAATCGTCGAGCGAACAACAGAAGGCAACAAATAGATAATTTGCGACGCAGAACAAGATATTTAGCTGATTTGAATCGAGCAGTGTTTCGATACGATTGCAGCAATGATGACAGCTTGCATCCTAGCGTTTGCATTGGGCAAATGGACGTTGTTTGCGAGTATTGTGGTGCATTAAAGTTTTCCGGAGAAACGCCTGGATTATGCTGCCTTAATGGTAAAGTGAAATTGCCAGTGTTGACTCCGCCACATGAGCCATTGTATTCATTGCTTTGTGGCGAAACACAAGAATCACGCCACTTTCTTGCAAATACTCGAAAATACAATAGTTGTttccaaatgacgtcatttggggcAGACATTATCGAAGAAGGAGGATTTAATCCGACATTTAAggtatttatttttgtacttacATAGAATGTAGTTAAAGAATAACTTACTTTATCAATTGGTATGTATTATATTTGCTAATACTGAACTCTACTCCCCCACAGAAAAAGTGTTTATAACCCAGTTAATACTGtctggtttttattttgtagatacaaggacagattcaCCATCGAATTGGATCATTACTACCTTTCGGAGATACAcagaataaatttttacaaatatatttcatGGGCAACATGGAAGAACAACTTGATCGACGCGTAGGGATCAATGCTGGAATGAAGCGAGCAATTATTCAAGACTTGCAGTGTCTGCTTCATGAACATCATGCGTTGGTCAGGTTGTTTAAGAGTGCTTTAGAGCGCATGCCAAATGATGACTATAAATTTGTCATCAAAGCAGATAAACGACCATCTGGAACACACGAACGCACATTTAATGCACCAACAGTAGACGAAGTTGCCATCCTGATTGTTGGTGAACAATTGGAAAAACGCGATATTGTGCTTACACGTCGCGATACTGGGCAACTGCAACAAATATCTGAAACTCATCGATCATATGACGCATTGCAATACCCACTGATGTTTTGGCAAGAAGAtggatattattttaatattaaaattataaatccaTTGAATGGTAAAGTATCAGTATCTTAATAATGGTTAATGTCTGTATTATTTGTCTTTGAAAtggttaattatcaaatttttaatttcaggTGAAGAAACTACAAAGAAAGTTAGCTCAATGAATTATTATGCATATCGTTTGATGATTCGTCAAAATGCTGACAACTATTTGCTGCGGTTTCGTCGATTGTTTCAGCAGTATTGCGTTGACATGTATGTAAAAATAGAAACGGAACATTTAACATTTATTAGGTTGAACCAAGCCAAACTGCGTTCTGAGGAGTACATCCATTTACGTGATGCAGTTAGTACTGAAGGAAATGCAGCTAATATTGGTCGATTAACTATTCTGCCGGCGACGTACATTGGTGGCCCACGTCATATGCATGAATATGCACAAGATGCAATGACATATGTTCGTCATTACGGCCGGCCAGATCTCTTTATTACTTTTACCTGTAATCCAAAATGGATAGAAATTACTCAATTGCTGCTTCCCGGACAAACATCAAATGATAGACACGACATCACAGCACGTATATTCAGGCAAAAAATTCGGTCCCTGATGAACTTTATTGTTAAACAACGCGTCTTTGGAGATACTCGATGCTGGATGTATTCAATGAAATGGCAAAAGCGAGGCCTGCCGCACGCACACATTCTTATTTGGTTAGTGGAAAGAATTCAGCCTGACCAAATAGATGATATCATATGTGCCGAGATTCCTGATCATGAAGTCGATCCAGACCTACATGATGTTGTTACTACTAATATGATTCATGGACCGTGTAGTGCCATCAATCCCCAATCACCTTGCATGGTTGATGGAAAGTGCTCTAAACGATATCCACGGAAATTAACGGCGGAGACTGTCACTGGCAACGATGGGTATCCGCTGTATCGGCGTCGATCACCAGATGACAACGGTCGAACTGTCACAACGAAAGTGAAAAGAATGGATTTCGTTGTCGACAACAGTTGGATTGTTCCATATTCGCCACTTATTTCTAAAACGTTCAAGACACATTGCAACGTTGAATACTGCAATTCAGTTaagtccataaaatatatttgcaaatatgtCACGAAAGGCAGTGATATGGCGGTTTTTGGATTGCAATCCTCAAATACCAACGATGAAATTTCACGCTATCAAGTTGGTCGTTATGTGAGCTGTAATGAAGCGATTTGGCGTATATTCGCATTTCCAATTCACGAACGTCATCCTACTGTTATACATTTTGCGGTGCATCTGGAGAATGGTCAACGAGTATATTTCACGGCTTCGAATGCTACGCAACGTGCTGAAACACCTCCAGCAACTACATTGACCAGTTTTTTTGCAATCTGCCAAAGCGATCAGTTTGCACGAACTTTGCTTTACTCGGAGATGCCACGTTATATACTTGGAATGCTTCATCCAAGAATTTTCAAAGACGAAAACAAGGTGATGCGGTTTCTGGGTATCCAGATGTGCGTTCTACTGATGCTCTTAATCTATGTATACAGTTCATCCAAAGAATGATGAATGTTTCTATTTGCGGTTGTTGCTGGTAAATATGCGTGGGCCAACTTCATTTGAGACACTACGAACTGTTAATGGTGTAATATTCCCAACATATCGTGCTGCATGTGAAGAATTGAACTTATTAGAAGACGATACCCATTGGGATACGACAATCGCTAAAGCCATTATCTCTGCATCTCCAAGTCAGATACGCACATTATTCGCTAtcataatttcgacatgttttccaTCAAACCCATGTAACCTGTGGCACAAATACAAGGATAGTATGTCAGAAGATATTTTACATCAAAGTCGTGTCAGTTCCAGAAATCACGATATTGAGATGAATGAGGAGATACATAATCGTGCTTTACTCTTGATCGAAGATATGTGTTACCTCATGTGCGGTAATTTATTAATCAGGTTAGGAATGCCAGCGCCAAATCGTGAAATGAATGACGCATTTAATCGAGAATTGGAACGGGATCGTGAATATGATCACCAGGAATTAGATTTAGTAGTTCAAAGGAATGTACCCCTGTTGAATTACCAACAAAAGGAAGTTTATGATACTTTAATGAAAGCAATCGCTGATGAAAATGGTGGTTTAATATTTCCTAGATGCCCCTGGTGGAACTGGCAAGACATTCCTTATGTCATTAGTTTTAGCAACTGTTCGGGCGAGATCCAACATAGCGATTGCAGTTGCTTCTTCTGGAATAGTAGCCACATTGTTAAAAGGATGCCGTACGGCTCATTCGGCATTCAAATTACCGTTAAATCTTCAAACTATTGAAGAACCAACGTGTAATATTGCAAAACACTCAGCAATGGCCAAAGTTTTAGCGGCATCGAAAATCACAATGGCGCATAAACGTGCATTAGAAGCACTTAACCGAACATTAAAAGATTTACGCAATGACTCGAGATGTTTTGGAGGAGCAATGAGTTTACTGTCTGGCGATTTCCGCCAAATACTGCCAGTAATTCCAAGATCTACGGCTGCCGATGAAATAAACGCTTGCCTCAAATCGTCAAATCTATGGCGCTATGTGAAGAAACTGCAGCTGACAACAAACAGAGTTACATTGCTTAATGATACATCTGCTGAAGATTTCTCGGAGCAATTGCTGACTATCGGTAATGGTCAAGTACCTGTCGATGAATCGAGCGGATTAATATCATTTCCGAataatttctgtaattttgtCTCATCAAAAGACGAACTTATTAACAATgtatttccaaatattatttctaactacaaaaataatgaatGGTTGAGTGAGCGAGCAATTTTAGCGGCTAAGAATAAAGATGTAGATGACCTGAATtacataattcaaaataagatCGTTGGAACAATGCATTCATTCAAATCTATTGACTGCATCACAAATGAAGATGAAGCCACCAACTatccaattgaatttttaaactctttgGACGTGCCTGGCTTACCACCGCACAATTTACGCCTAAAGGTTGGCTCCGTAGTAATCATGCTTCGAAACATAAACCAACCAAAACTGTGCAACGGTACGCGTTTGGTGGTTAGTAAATTGATGAACAATGTAATTTACGCTACGATAATGATAGGAAAATTCAAAGGTGAGGAAGTTCTCATTCCGAGGATCCCGATGATCCCAACCTTTATGCCGTTTGAATTTAAAAGACTTCAATTTCCGATACGTCTTGCATTTGCCATGACCATCAACAAATCACAAGGCCAATCCTTAAAAGTTTGTGGTTTAAATCTAGAACATTTATGTTTTTCCCATGATCAATTATACGTGGCATGTTCACGGGTCGGAAGACCATCTGCGTTGTTTGTTTTTGCGCCTGATCAGctagttattaatatttaaaacagcgaacaaatttaatgtttcttccgtCATCGCAATTCTCAAATAATTTTTGGCCTGTTTTAAAGTTGAAAATGATCTTTCACCAGTTGCGTTAGTAACCATCAACGATAAGAAGATTCTTAGTGCTATTTCTACGTTTGGGAAGGTTgcaattatataaattatattatttttatgcaaaAGCTCCATCACAAAAGTAGTACTGTGAGTTGTTGGAATTTTATACTCAACTTGGCCTAGTAGTGacattataaaatgttttaattaaatacACTCACTTGCTAAAGATGTATCCAAGTAATTCGAATAAATATTCACTAATACTGACGCTTTATCTGGAATCACGTAATCCTCTTAAAAAGGTAGAGAAAGGTAGAGAAAATAAATATGAGAAAGTGATGGCAAGATCTTCATAAGCTTTTCTTCGAGATTTCAGATTATTTAccaaataattaatttgtttatacagCACTTGATTTCTAATCTTATTTTGCGGTGTAAGAATCTCTTCTGTATCTGGTTCGTCAAACTGTAATTTTCTTTTAGGACTTCTAATTTCTTTGTTGTATTCCATTTGTTGTAATAAGAGCTGCTCCTTTTGTTCAAATAAAGTACATTTATCACAAAGAGACTCGTAAAAATGTTATATTGAGCTATACAAAGACGAACATGTATGTAAGTCCATATTTGCGCTTTGTAAAGATTTACTCGCTAGCTCAGTCCTTTCCAGTTCTTCGAACCAAAAGGCAACATAAATACCAAATTCTAACGTAGCCATCTTTTCGTGTAAATTGTCTGCTTCACAGCGAACTGGCATCTTCTCGTCGTCGTTAGATAATGACTCTAAAAGTGCTTGCTTTATACCTTGATAGcataaatttcttcttcttaaagtgccctctcctcaatggaggttggctactacaattttaaactcttctctatcttcagctgttcttattagctgttcaaaatttagccctgtccattgtcggatgtttctgagccacgatagtcttttccttcctaggcctctctttccctcgatttttcctttcactataagttgggcatattggtacttattatttctcagtatgtggcctaggtatgatgtttttctaacttttactgtgttaaaaagttctctttccttgcctattctatgcagcacttcttcgtttgaggtatgtgatgtccatgaaattttgagtattctccggtagatccacatttcaaaggcctccaatttatttacggttgatgttttaagggtccacgtttcaactgcatatagaagagtcgaccagacgtagcattttgataaacgtggTATAGCATAAATTAAGAGCTTTTAATGCATTAAATCCTCCTGACCATCGAGTCACATTAACTCTTTTTGGAACAAATGTTGTATGGCTACATTTTTTCAATAGCTCAGTGAGTCGTTTCCATCTGTATGTTGAAGCtgagaaaaaaacataaatttcttCAGCAACTAGAAACAAAGAAGTACTTTACATAGTGCATTGTGCTGCATGTTACACAATCAAATTTAGGGAATGGACTGCACATGGTACGTATTTTGCCAAACTATTCGTAGATTTTATTCGGGCTTGGAGACCGCTATAAACGCCAGACATGTTACTCTCATTGTCATACGATTTATATTCAGGTGGGACAAAATTTTTACAATGCTGGCTGCCATATCTTCGGCTTTGTGGCCAGTGTTGTCTAAAGACTGTATGAACCTCTCGACAGGTGTTCCAGTGTCCGAGCAATACCTAATAATAAATGTCATTTGATCTGTACGTGTTATATCAGGCGTAGAGTCAACACTGACAATATTGGCCACAatgaatttgttttacaatttcttCTAATATGTTGTTCGAAAGCACTtgcaaaaattcaaaacaaatcgTTTTTGATAAATAAGATTTTGAACCACAGCCTTTTGTAGCATATTTTTcaatatgttcttttaaaagagGATCATATTCCGCCAACAACTCTAGTAATCCAAGGTAGTTGCCATTGCTAGTAGAACCAAATTGTTTGTCAGTTCTTTTAAAAGGTAGTCCTTTTTATTGCCTGGATTTGGTAAAACAAAGCTGAATCTTGGGTTTtttttaatactgcatttaatttttgttgtttttctttcACCTTCCCACCTTCCTATCCGCTCATTTTTTAGAAACGTCACGAAAACACTTTactaataaataagtaaaatttgaGACTAGTCTCGAAAACTGCACTAACACGACTGACGACTTACATTGACATGGCGTGTTGGAGCCGGACACGCTGCCGCCAGGCGTCGTGGCGCTGGCCGATTTCCCGGAAACATGAAATGTGTTTTTGTGCGACCTGCTACCGCTGGCACAAATCTTATCTGTAACGAGACGAAGTTTTATTACCACGCCATTTCAGAAAATCAACCCCATAAATTTAAAATATCCACATATAGAATTAAAATGTGATGGGAGCGACGTACCGCCTCTCAAAATTTACCGCCGAGGGCTAATAGTCCCATAGCCCCTCCTTAACTCGACACTGATTATATGTTAGGCAAACGGTTAAccaatttagacaaaattcaatCTTTCCAGCATTCAGACCCCAGAACTAGTCAAATGATTGGGCACCCAAACCTTGGAGAATCACAGCAGCCTAGACCGACAAGTATGAGTGGAATATCAGGTACCACAAACAAGATCCTCCAAAATTTCACACGAACTACCAAGCACAGTCAAAGTTTACCCTCGAtgaaatatacaatatacaatgtCAAGCAGTTAGGTAAAAAGATAATGCCAACTACCATTACTATGAACCTGAGTATGAAAATTTTCAAGATGCTAACGAAAATCAACAACCAGAATAAGAAGAAGACGTAACTCTTCGAGAGGATCCAAGCAAAGCAGCCGAAGCGTAATAGAACTGCGTTCATTTTCAGATAAGAAGGAGCTACCGTATATCTAAATTTCTAAGCCTCCTTTACGATTTTTATCGATACAGAATTCACAAAATCTTTTCTTAATCCAGAAACAGCTTCTTCATATTTtctaaattacataaaaaatgtaCCTTTCGTAGTTAcatcgatttttttaaattattcacaAAATAATTGGGTTAAAATTCCTTCGTTATAAAAATAAGAACTAATAAACttagtgttagaacattttaattttaaattaaaaaactgtaaataaaaacAGTACCTAATATTTTTACAGTATCTTAGAAACAATAATTGTAGCTTAAAAAAAACTGAGGAACAAACCAAATTTACATCCGTTAGCCAAAATTACATTTCTGGATTACATAGCTTTAATAGCAGAGTTGACAATAGAAACAAACGTATTTTCCCTATATTCCCCTTTCGTGTAGTAAGACAATTACCAGTTCGACGATGATCTTAGCATTTCCTGGGTTATCGATGTTTCCCAGATAACAAACCGAGGATATAGTTAAGACTGGCAATCAATAACACATAATGTCATTAGGGATAATGTGATTTGAAAGTTCGCCGATCGTGAAGAGAGTTAAAACCATTGTCTGGATGTTAACTACGTTGTTAGTGGGACATGAACAACTTAATTTAGAGTGATAAATTAAACGTTTGCTAGGGGATATACTaggattttgtttttatatcgaaTATATTGCTAAAGGAGTTAGcctgattttattgaaaaatggtCATTTCTACGAATGAAACTGATGTGAATAGTTCTTGTTGTTCTAATAAACAAGAAGTTAATTTATACAATACAAAAGTTTACAATGTGTTACGTAACAGTTTTTTTAGTCTACTActtacaacctgatctacctccagacgaaataaatcaattttttactacaattgcagagaatataattgcATCTCTTCCCACTACTAATGTCGATGCCGTCTTCagttatagaaattatccttctccgagcaagtccttttttttcgtCCCTTTGTGGAaaaagaggtctctcaaataataaggtctcttagtaattctaattgtagggacatTCTCGAAATTAATAgccaaattttaaaagaaacttaccaaataattttaacacctttcactaatcttattaatttaattctatcatctggagtatttccagaagtactaatatactcaaaagtactacctatctacaaaaaaggggattcctcaaaaactgacaattacagacccataaacattgtttctacttttgggaaagtaaTTGAAAagattatcaaacaacaattttgttCTTATATTGTGTCAACCAagtactttagcaactcacaatatgaattcagaagtgctcgttctactacgaatgcggtatttaatgttgtgagcgagatGATTAAGGGCCTTGAATCCTTCTATCCCTCTTAaacttataacttcttatctatgtggcagacaccatgcggtagtgtctaaaggacctctctccgattttctatccgtacaacatggagtcccacaaagTTCGGTCTtgggacctcttttgtttattatttatgtcaaagttttgcctaaattcatatctccgtacaataTCATACAATTGGCATATACGACATACGTtctatcaggaaaaaataataatgattcaAAAATGTCTCATGTTGAAGTTTCTACCAAATActactaaaacttaactctgataaaacgtaaaatttggttatatctgcaagtaatttacacaatgatacaaataacaaagaaactgttaaaatattgggaataaccatagataatcgactgaactccagagatggaagcccaaggaaacagaacaagaggaaggccccgtaaaagatggatagacgacgtagagagggatcttaaaaccatgaacatcaggcagtggcgaaggaaagtatccgacagggcagaatagaagaacattgttaagcaggccaagactcgcaaagggttgtagcgccattagaagaagaagaagaagaatcgactgaactggtcggctcatatctcacaacttaagaaaatactaagaaaagttcattatttgttattcgcctgctagcaagggttgtcaactttaaaacataaaaaatgacatatttttctttatttcactctCAAATAAACTATGGTTTATTCATAtagggcaattcaacaaatgcactttaaatttttagaatgcaaaagagaGCTGTCAGGATTATAGCGGAAATTGGTTGTCTAGAACattgccgacctttctttattaaattcaaaattatgccgctacctactctgttgatatttcaagttctaactgaaatttaCAGAAAACGTACCCATTTATAAAGAagtctgatgtccatgttcacaatacgcgaaactgtcaccacctacgaacaaatcgctgtagattaagtctttcagaaaaaattgtcttaattataactaaaacaatatttaaccaaaaagtattaaacagctaagctataatagtttcgataaagttatcttttaaaatattgtttttactgctcagaagaatatatgacttaTTGCAGAACATCC
This region includes:
- the LOC140431648 gene encoding uncharacterized protein, giving the protein MARLRASQSREQSEAARETARLAMQNRRANNRRQQIDNLRRRTRYLADLNRAVFRYDCSNDDSLHPSVCIGQMDVVCEYCGALKFSGETPGLCCLNGKVKLPVLTPPHEPLYSLLCGETQESRHFLANTRKYNSCFQMTSFGADIIEEGGFNPTFKIQGQIHHRIGSLLPFGDTQNKFLQIYFMGNMEEQLDRRVGINAGMKRAIIQDLQCLLHEHHALVRLFKSALERMPNDDYKFVIKADKRPSGTHERTFNAPTVDEVAILIVGEQLEKRDIVLTRRDTGQLQQISETHRSYDALQYPLMFWQEDGYYFNIKIINPLNGEETTKKVSSMNYYAYRLMIRQNADNYLLRFRRLFQQYCVDMYVKIETEHLTFIRLNQAKLRSEEYIHLRDAVSTEGNAANIGRLTILPATYIGGPRHMHEYAQDAMTYVRHYGRPDLFITFTCNPKWIEITQLLLPGQTSNDRHDITARIFRQKIRSLMNFIVKQRVFGDTRCWMYSMKWQKRGLPHAHILIWLVERIQPDQIDDIICAEIPDHEVDPDLHDVVTTNMIHGPCSAINPQSPCMVDGKCSKRYPRKLTAETVTGNDGYPLYRRRSPDDNGRTVTTKVKRMDFVVDNSWIVPYSPLISKTFKTHCNVEYCNSVKSIKYICKYVTKGSDMAVFGLQSSNTNDEISRYQVGRYVSCNEAIWRIFAFPIHERHPTVIHFAVHLENGQRVYFTASNATQRAETPPATTLTSFFAICQSDQFARTLLYSEMPRYILGMLHPRIFKDENKVMRFLGIQMCVLLMLLIYVYSSSKE
- the LOC140431649 gene encoding ATP-dependent DNA helicase pif1-like — its product is MAHKRALEALNRTLKDLRNDSRCFGGAMSLLSGDFRQILPVIPRSTAADEINACLKSSNLWRYVKKLQLTTNRVTLLNDTSAEDFSEQLLTIGNGQVPVDESSGLISFPNNFCNFVSSKDELINNVFPNIISNYKNNEWLSERAILAAKNKDVDDLNYIIQNKIVGTMHSFKSIDCITNEDEATNYPIEFLNSLDVPGLPPHNLRLKVGSVVIMLRNINQPKLCNGTRLVVSKLMNNVIYATIMIGKFKGEEVLIPRIPMIPTFMPFEFKRLQFPIRLAFAMTINKSQGQSLKVCGLNLEHLCFSHDQLYVACSRVGRPSALFVFAPDQLVINI